The Lysobacter panacisoli genome includes a window with the following:
- a CDS encoding 5'-nucleotidase — protein sequence MPDRDADPLIVAISSRTLFDMEDSHALFEREGIDAYADFQRTHEDDLLAPGIAFPLVRKLLALNEGAPPEAPRVEVILISRNSADSGLRIFNSIAHHGLAIKRAAFSNGAPPYPYIRPFGADLFLSANAEDVRSALAAGVAAATLLPAKAPQQRHDQLRIAFDGDAVIFDDEGERVSREGGLAAFTEHERSHAGEPLSGGPFRGFLDALHRLQQAFPTGQASPIRTALVTARSIPAHERVIRTLRDWDIRLDEALFLGGRAKGPFLDAFGADIFFDDSVHNILSARDHVAAGHVPHGIANR from the coding sequence ATGCCCGACCGTGATGCCGATCCACTGATCGTCGCGATTTCCTCGCGCACCCTGTTCGACATGGAGGACAGCCATGCGCTGTTCGAGCGTGAGGGCATCGACGCCTACGCCGATTTCCAGCGCACCCACGAGGACGACCTGCTCGCGCCGGGCATCGCCTTCCCGCTGGTGCGCAAATTGCTAGCACTCAACGAAGGCGCGCCACCGGAAGCGCCGCGGGTCGAGGTGATCCTGATTTCGCGCAACTCCGCCGACAGCGGCCTGCGCATCTTCAATTCCATCGCCCACCACGGACTGGCGATCAAGCGCGCGGCTTTCAGCAACGGCGCTCCGCCGTATCCGTACATCCGGCCGTTCGGCGCGGACCTGTTCCTGTCGGCCAACGCCGAGGACGTGCGCAGCGCGCTCGCCGCCGGCGTGGCCGCGGCGACGCTGCTGCCGGCCAAGGCGCCGCAGCAGCGACACGATCAACTGCGCATCGCCTTCGACGGCGACGCGGTGATCTTCGATGACGAGGGCGAACGCGTGTCGCGCGAAGGCGGGCTGGCGGCGTTCACCGAGCACGAGCGCAGCCATGCCGGCGAGCCGCTGTCGGGCGGGCCGTTCCGCGGTTTCCTGGATGCGCTGCATCGCCTGCAGCAGGCGTTCCCGACCGGCCAGGCGTCGCCGATCCGCACCGCGCTGGTCACCGCGCGATCGATCCCTGCGCACGAACGCGTGATCCGCACGCTGCGCGACTGGGACATCCGCCTCGACGAGGCGCTGTTCCTCGGCGGCCGCGCGAAGGGGCCGTTCCTGGATGCGTTCGGCGCGGACATCTTCTTCGACGATTCCGTGCACAACATCCTGTCCGCACGCGACCACGTCGCCGCCGGCCACGTCCCGCACGGCATCGCCAACCGCTGA
- a CDS encoding DUF2939 domain-containing protein — translation MKKWIALVVVLALALAGWIAAGPFLTVNAIREAIAAEDTAALSEHVDFPSVRRSLRAQVEDALARKAGIDGEGTFGALALGLVNSAAGGIVDVLATPAGIGAVLQGRGLIHRISGGGISEDDPYAHQPPSDPLRDAKYRFESPSRFTATVLTADGDPVIFVLEREGFGWKLTDIRLPLKALLAGTG, via the coding sequence ATGAAGAAGTGGATCGCGCTGGTCGTGGTGCTGGCGCTCGCGCTGGCCGGCTGGATCGCCGCCGGTCCGTTCCTGACCGTCAACGCGATCCGTGAGGCGATCGCCGCCGAAGACACCGCGGCGCTGTCCGAACATGTCGACTTTCCTTCCGTGCGACGCAGCCTGCGCGCGCAGGTCGAGGACGCGCTCGCGCGCAAGGCCGGCATCGATGGCGAGGGCACGTTCGGCGCACTCGCGCTGGGGCTGGTCAACAGCGCCGCGGGTGGGATCGTCGACGTGCTCGCCACGCCGGCAGGAATCGGCGCAGTGCTGCAGGGACGCGGGCTGATCCACCGCATCAGCGGCGGCGGCATCAGCGAAGACGATCCCTACGCACACCAGCCGCCATCCGATCCGCTGCGCGATGCGAAGTACCGTTTCGAGTCGCCCTCGCGCTTCACCGCGACCGTCCTCACCGCCGACGGGGATCCGGTGATTTTCGTGCTCGAGCGCGAAGGCTTCGGCTGGAAGCTCACCGACATCCGCTTGCCGCTGAAGGCATTGCTTGCCGGCACGGGCTGA
- a CDS encoding CHRD domain-containing protein, protein MTRIAVLAIAVLLPATAFHAQDTRAENRQIRAVLEGSEEVPSIMTDGRGSFRARISHDGGAIYYELAYDELEGTVTQAHIHIGQKGVNGGIAAFLCSNLGNGPAGTQTCPAPPARITGVIVAANVIGPNAQGVAPGELDEVIRALREGVAYANVHSTLWPGGEIRSQLGHDHDD, encoded by the coding sequence ATGACCCGCATCGCCGTGCTCGCGATCGCCGTACTGTTGCCGGCGACCGCTTTCCACGCACAGGACACCCGCGCGGAAAACCGGCAGATCCGCGCGGTGCTGGAAGGTAGCGAGGAAGTGCCGTCGATCATGACCGACGGACGCGGCAGCTTCCGCGCACGCATCAGCCACGATGGCGGCGCCATCTACTACGAGCTGGCCTACGACGAACTGGAAGGCACCGTCACCCAGGCGCACATCCACATCGGACAGAAGGGCGTGAACGGTGGCATCGCCGCGTTCCTGTGCTCGAACCTGGGCAACGGCCCGGCCGGCACGCAGACCTGCCCCGCGCCGCCGGCGCGCATCACCGGCGTGATCGTCGCCGCGAACGTGATCGGCCCCAATGCGCAGGGCGTCGCCCCGGGCGAACTCGACGAAGTGATCCGTGCGCTGCGCGAAGGCGTGGCCTACGCCAACGTGCACAGCACGCTGTGGCCGGGCGGCGAGATCCGCAGCCAGCTCGGGCACGACCACGACGATTAA
- a CDS encoding DUF1254 domain-containing protein, which yields MHAKPLLTALLLPALLLCACDRESRDAAPSTTASGITVAPDEARKIAREAYIYGVPMVDQYRAVHIYSLEPNNPQYRGPMNTLVSNDRLFTPDDTAVVTPNADTPYTLANLDLRAEPMVLGVPKVDSKRYYVFQLMDLYTFNFDYIGSRATGSDAGHYLIAGPEWEGPTPPNIDKVIRAETPLVTLVGRTQLFGPDDMENVRKIQAGYTLQPLSAFAGTAAPPAPPKVDWIAPLSPKDARTSPEFFNQLAFLLQFAPVHPSEQHVRDRFAQIGIVPGRRIDLSALSPELRQALVDGMVDGQKLIDTRRNALTNRTDTLFGTREELNNDYIARATATQVGLGGNSRVEAIYRTYQMDTNDELLDGSRRYVLRFAKDKLPPVNAFWSVTAYRMPEQLLVKNPIDRYLINSPMLSSLKTDPDGSLTLYIQKESPGKALESNWLPVPEGPFMLTARYYWPKRELLEYEWSSPAVERVR from the coding sequence ATGCACGCCAAGCCGCTCCTGACAGCCCTGCTCCTGCCCGCCCTGCTGCTGTGCGCCTGCGATCGCGAATCGCGGGACGCCGCACCGTCCACCACCGCGTCCGGGATCACGGTCGCGCCCGACGAGGCCCGCAAGATCGCGCGCGAGGCCTACATCTACGGCGTACCGATGGTGGACCAGTACCGCGCGGTGCATATCTACAGCCTTGAACCGAACAACCCGCAGTATCGCGGGCCGATGAACACGCTGGTCAGCAACGACCGGTTGTTCACACCGGACGACACCGCCGTCGTCACGCCCAACGCGGACACGCCCTACACGCTGGCGAACCTCGACCTGCGCGCCGAACCGATGGTGCTGGGCGTGCCGAAGGTGGACTCCAAGCGTTACTACGTGTTCCAGCTGATGGATCTGTATACCTTCAACTTCGATTACATCGGCAGCCGCGCCACCGGCAGCGACGCGGGCCATTACCTGATCGCCGGTCCCGAATGGGAAGGTCCGACGCCGCCGAACATCGACAAGGTCATCCGCGCCGAGACGCCGCTGGTCACGCTGGTCGGACGCACGCAGTTGTTCGGCCCGGACGACATGGAGAACGTCAGGAAGATCCAGGCCGGTTACACGCTGCAGCCGCTGTCGGCCTTCGCCGGCACCGCCGCCCCGCCGGCGCCGCCGAAGGTGGACTGGATCGCGCCGCTGTCGCCGAAGGATGCGCGCACCTCGCCGGAGTTCTTCAACCAGCTCGCGTTCCTGCTGCAGTTCGCGCCGGTGCATCCGTCCGAACAGCATGTGCGCGACCGCTTCGCCCAGATCGGTATCGTGCCCGGACGCCGCATCGACCTGTCCGCGCTGTCGCCGGAGCTTCGCCAGGCGCTGGTGGACGGGATGGTCGACGGGCAGAAGCTGATCGATACGCGCCGCAACGCGCTGACCAACCGCACCGACACGCTGTTCGGCACGCGCGAGGAACTCAACAACGACTACATCGCGCGCGCGACCGCGACGCAGGTGGGACTGGGCGGGAACTCGCGCGTGGAGGCGATCTACCGCACATACCAGATGGACACCAACGACGAACTGCTCGATGGCAGCCGTCGTTACGTATTGCGCTTCGCGAAGGACAAGCTGCCGCCGGTCAACGCATTCTGGTCGGTCACCGCGTACCGCATGCCGGAACAGTTGCTGGTGAAGAATCCCATCGACCGTTACCTGATCAATTCGCCGATGTTGTCGAGCCTGAAGACCGACCCGGACGGCAGCCTCACGCTCTACATCCAGAAGGAATCGCCTGGAAAGGCACTGGAATCGAACTGGCTGCCGGTGCCCGAAGGGCCCTTCATGCTGACCGCGCGCTACTACTGGCCGAAGCGGGAATTGCTGGAGTACGAGTGGTCGTCGCCGGCGGTGGAGCGGGTGCGGTAG